In Phaeobacter gallaeciensis DSM 26640, a genomic segment contains:
- a CDS encoding DNA adenine methylase: MNKIDETHSNLRSRPLLRWAGSKRSALPELGADAPAQFERYIEPFVGSAVLFDYLRPEKALLSDLNTDLINFYRQVQTGSKEIYNAALAIPREKEVYLSVREKFKTEQNHQERAVQFFYLNRNCFNGLYRTNKQGMFNVPFAASKPSSYPTQSQFEDFATRLQSADLKCGDFFDIVSENVRAGDFVYLDPPYLKSEGRIFSEYVKGHFSRVDLDRLRQLLSIIDNVGAKFILSFIDDEIIYPIRDLWPYRTYSVQRNISGFSASRKKSGELLIRNW, from the coding sequence GTGAACAAGATTGACGAAACTCACTCGAACTTGCGTTCTCGTCCGTTGCTAAGATGGGCGGGGAGCAAGCGTTCCGCGTTGCCCGAGTTAGGAGCTGATGCACCTGCACAGTTTGAGCGCTATATTGAGCCATTCGTCGGCTCTGCGGTACTGTTTGACTATTTGAGACCTGAGAAGGCGCTTTTGTCGGATCTGAATACAGACCTAATAAACTTTTACCGGCAGGTTCAGACGGGATCTAAAGAAATCTACAATGCTGCGTTGGCGATACCCAGAGAAAAAGAGGTGTACCTAAGCGTTCGAGAAAAATTTAAAACTGAACAGAACCACCAAGAGCGTGCGGTTCAGTTCTTCTACTTGAACCGAAATTGCTTCAATGGGCTATATCGAACCAATAAGCAGGGCATGTTTAATGTTCCTTTTGCAGCCAGCAAACCGAGTTCGTACCCCACGCAATCCCAGTTTGAAGACTTTGCAACTAGATTGCAGTCCGCCGATCTGAAATGTGGTGATTTTTTCGACATAGTATCGGAGAACGTTCGTGCAGGCGATTTTGTTTACCTTGATCCACCTTACCTTAAATCTGAGGGCCGAATTTTCTCTGAGTACGTGAAGGGCCATTTTAGTCGAGTTGACTTGGACAGGTTGCGTCAACTGCTTTCGATAATTGACAATGTTGGCGCTAAGTTCATTTTGTCGTTCATTGATGATGAAATCATTTATCCTATCCGGGACTTGTGGCCATATCGAACCTACTCGGTCCAACGAAATATTTCAGGGTTCTCAGCAAGTCGAAAGAAAAGCGGCGAACTTTTAATAAGAAATTGGTGA
- a CDS encoding LysR family transcriptional regulator produces the protein MVARQVSKVDIHLLRVFCVVVDAEGFSNAQVVLNVSTSTISRQISELETRLGMRLCDRGRTGFRVTEKGDTVYQAAQKLFGALGEFQETVDGSRGRLFGHLALGVIENWASNKSAPIVRSLSKFTAMAPDVRIELHSLAPNDIEFAVLDGKIPIGIGPFHSPKPGLVYNDICKETVCLYCGSGHPLFAIDCPEEQEKQLRNSLFAKRAYLNEDTVAPKTRNLPSNAIGHQMEAIALLILTDRYVGYLPSYFAKDWVAGGRMKNIANGGFDRPVTVQTAVRRGVKLNRVGRTFLEILSEEASTVV, from the coding sequence ATGGTTGCAAGGCAGGTTTCAAAGGTCGACATTCATCTTTTACGGGTATTCTGCGTCGTCGTAGATGCAGAGGGTTTTTCGAATGCGCAGGTTGTACTGAACGTTTCAACGTCAACGATCTCCAGGCAAATATCAGAATTAGAGACCCGACTTGGGATGCGGCTGTGTGACCGTGGGAGAACCGGCTTTCGCGTCACCGAAAAGGGAGACACAGTCTACCAGGCGGCGCAAAAATTGTTCGGCGCACTCGGGGAATTTCAAGAGACGGTTGATGGATCGCGTGGTCGTCTTTTCGGTCATCTTGCATTGGGCGTCATCGAAAACTGGGCCTCAAATAAATCAGCTCCAATTGTCCGCTCACTGTCTAAATTCACAGCAATGGCACCGGATGTAAGGATTGAGCTACACTCTCTCGCCCCGAATGACATTGAGTTCGCTGTACTTGACGGCAAGATTCCAATCGGGATCGGCCCCTTCCATTCCCCAAAGCCAGGATTGGTCTACAACGATATCTGCAAAGAGACCGTTTGCCTTTATTGTGGTTCTGGGCATCCACTGTTTGCCATTGACTGCCCGGAAGAGCAGGAAAAGCAGCTACGCAACTCACTGTTTGCAAAGCGGGCCTACCTAAACGAGGACACGGTCGCACCGAAAACTCGCAATTTACCCTCAAACGCAATCGGTCATCAAATGGAAGCGATCGCGTTACTGATACTGACAGACCGATACGTCGGGTATCTTCCATCATACTTTGCCAAGGACTGGGTCGCAGGGGGGCGAATGAAGAATATCGCCAATGGTGGGTTTGATCGCCCCGTCACAGTTCAAACCGCTGTTCGCAGGGGCGTCAAGCTGAACCGTGTCGGCAGAACCTTCCTCGAGATACTTTCAGAGGAAGCAAGCACAGTAGTCTAG
- a CDS encoding ABC transporter substrate-binding protein, with product MKRLATWTTGAVLATLGTGALAADVVIGVPNWPSVRVTANVLKIVLEDNLGLDVELQNGSNPIVFEAMDSGAMQVHPEVWLPNQTNLHNTFVKEKGTVAMNPNGIPADQAMCVTKGTAERTGIKALSELSDPDMAANFDSDGDGMGEIWIGAAGWASTNVEKIRAKSYGYDQTMTLKEMDETLALAEVDAATDQNTNVVFFCYTPHHMFQLYDLVQLEEPPHDPAKWNVAQPTDDPNWLENSSAAMAWDKAYLHIHYQAAMDESAAAVLSKVNLTSDQVSAMVYALIVDEMDAEVFARKWVEENADQVDSWLN from the coding sequence ATGAAGAGACTAGCGACTTGGACGACGGGTGCAGTGTTGGCTACGCTTGGAACAGGTGCTTTAGCGGCCGATGTGGTTATCGGTGTGCCGAACTGGCCATCGGTTCGCGTAACCGCGAATGTCCTCAAGATCGTGCTCGAGGATAATCTTGGCCTTGATGTTGAACTGCAAAACGGCAGCAATCCGATCGTCTTTGAAGCTATGGATTCCGGGGCCATGCAGGTCCATCCAGAAGTCTGGTTGCCCAATCAGACCAATCTTCACAACACGTTCGTGAAGGAAAAAGGCACTGTTGCCATGAACCCCAATGGGATACCGGCAGATCAGGCCATGTGCGTCACCAAAGGAACTGCTGAGCGTACCGGCATTAAAGCTCTGTCTGAGCTGAGTGATCCTGATATGGCGGCCAATTTCGATAGCGATGGCGATGGAATGGGGGAAATCTGGATTGGTGCCGCAGGTTGGGCGTCAACCAATGTCGAGAAAATCCGTGCCAAATCCTATGGGTACGATCAGACAATGACGCTTAAGGAAATGGACGAGACCTTAGCGCTCGCTGAGGTCGATGCTGCGACTGATCAAAATACCAATGTGGTGTTCTTCTGCTATACGCCGCATCACATGTTCCAGCTGTATGATCTGGTCCAATTGGAAGAACCGCCGCATGATCCTGCAAAGTGGAATGTTGCGCAGCCCACTGATGATCCGAATTGGCTGGAGAACTCCTCTGCGGCGATGGCCTGGGATAAGGCTTACCTGCATATCCACTATCAGGCTGCTATGGATGAAAGCGCGGCCGCAGTTCTTTCCAAGGTTAACCTGACTTCTGATCAAGTTTCAGCGATGGTCTACGCCTTGATTGTCGACGAGATGGATGCGGAGGTGTTTGCCCGCAAATGGGTTGAAGAGAACGCGGACCAAGTTGACAGCTGGCTGAACTGA
- a CDS encoding MobC family plasmid mobilization relaxosome protein produces the protein MSYAGAADTEPCERWQASPSNPTGGGTPHAKAPLTETFVFRCSAAEKAELRAKAQAAGVPAATLLREALGLTEARRRKPAPRVDPALVLAVGRIGGNLNQISRFVNRALLAGQVDLDALALTRQLVVIERQLALILDEARQC, from the coding sequence ATGTCATACGCTGGCGCTGCTGACACGGAACCTTGCGAGAGGTGGCAAGCCTCCCCTTCGAACCCCACCGGCGGGGGCACGCCCCACGCCAAAGCACCGCTCACCGAAACCTTCGTCTTTCGGTGCAGCGCTGCTGAAAAGGCCGAGCTTCGCGCCAAAGCCCAAGCTGCGGGTGTGCCTGCCGCGACCCTTCTGCGTGAAGCTTTGGGACTGACAGAAGCTCGTCGTCGCAAGCCAGCACCCCGTGTTGATCCTGCGCTTGTGCTGGCCGTTGGACGCATCGGCGGCAACCTCAACCAGATTTCGCGGTTTGTGAACCGGGCGCTTCTGGCTGGTCAGGTTGACTTGGATGCGCTGGCACTAACCCGCCAGTTGGTTGTGATCGAACGGCAGCTTGCCCTGATCCTCGATGAGGCACGGCAATGTTGA
- a CDS encoding quaternary amine ABC transporter ATP-binding protein, giving the protein MNDDAVIRLDGVWKVFGERAEEAMEAIQQRNLSKAEVLGEFGCVIGIADCSFEVQKGEIFCVMGLSGSGKSTMVRHINRLIEPTAGDIQVLGRDVLALNAEELREMRAVNLGMVFQHMALLPHRTVRDNVAFPLQIRGESKSRRWEVSQRCLERVDLQGYEDRFPRELSGGMQQRVGLARALASDPDVLLMDEPFSALDPLIRRQLQDQFMALSAELGKTTVFITHDLDEAIRIGTRIAIMKDGRIVQIGTPEEIVTEPADDYVRDFVEGISKLKLVFAHSIMVPLAEYQTKDWEDLAVSPRAAHSMDLDTLIDISTATEQPIVITSDDGTDVGVIDKPTLLKGIQGGKA; this is encoded by the coding sequence ATGAACGATGACGCAGTCATACGTCTAGACGGAGTCTGGAAAGTCTTTGGCGAGCGCGCCGAGGAAGCGATGGAGGCCATTCAACAGCGAAATCTTAGCAAGGCAGAAGTGCTAGGTGAATTTGGTTGTGTGATCGGTATCGCAGATTGCTCCTTCGAGGTGCAGAAGGGCGAGATTTTCTGCGTTATGGGGCTGTCAGGCTCTGGTAAGTCCACCATGGTGCGACATATCAACCGGCTGATTGAACCTACTGCGGGCGATATTCAGGTTCTGGGCCGGGATGTACTGGCACTCAACGCTGAAGAACTGCGCGAGATGCGCGCGGTCAATTTGGGAATGGTTTTTCAGCATATGGCATTGCTGCCGCATCGCACGGTGCGTGACAATGTGGCGTTCCCCTTACAGATCCGTGGAGAGTCTAAATCTCGCCGCTGGGAGGTCTCACAGCGCTGCCTGGAACGGGTGGACCTGCAAGGATATGAAGATCGCTTTCCCCGAGAGTTGTCAGGCGGCATGCAGCAAAGGGTGGGCTTGGCCCGTGCTCTTGCATCTGACCCTGACGTTTTGCTGATGGATGAGCCGTTTTCGGCCTTGGACCCGCTCATTCGCAGACAATTGCAGGATCAGTTTATGGCGCTATCGGCGGAGCTGGGAAAAACCACAGTGTTTATCACCCATGATCTGGATGAAGCTATCCGTATTGGCACACGGATCGCCATTATGAAAGACGGGCGTATCGTACAGATCGGCACACCTGAAGAAATCGTAACTGAGCCTGCTGACGACTACGTTAGAGACTTCGTTGAAGGGATTTCAAAGCTCAAGTTGGTTTTTGCCCATTCAATCATGGTGCCGTTGGCAGAGTATCAAACAAAAGACTGGGAAGATCTGGCGGTCAGCCCGCGCGCTGCACACTCTATGGATCTAGACACATTGATTGATATCTCGACAGCCACTGAGCAGCCAATCGTCATCACTTCGGATGATGGAACGGATGTGGGTGTCATTGATAAGCCAACTCTTCTTAAAGGTATCCAAGGGGGCAAAGCATGA
- a CDS encoding ABC transporter permease, whose protein sequence is MTDTGLESGPNANSTTVADFVEQNTGYYSEAFKEIQDTTGFAWSWNTMAAVFGPLWGAARGVWGFFWIFLVLELFALVQIGRGLWGELGADQLAKLERALGNIAKREAQAAELLAAGDAAGADAKLKIAENLKKVAARAQEQADLAAAEATIILLTGLAILALVKLIEGLYANVAYEAHYLKWRADQDSQQVGIKTSSTVFGAIMMLAIMPLTLLRFTVRAPDEILTKLTGGFIGGTIPVTEFPIQREYFSALSRKGDAAFDWAAANFSNTFDGITAAIRWCLDGLETLLLQTPWPVVMLVIVVMAYRLAGPRIAIFTAASLAYLAFMGLWELSMITVALIGAGAMLCIIIGVPFGIWFGKSKRAYAVAEPVLDFMQTMPAFVYLIPIIAFFGTGKPPGVLATLIFAMPPVIRLTALGMRGVPEATKEAAIAFGCSRRQLLFNVELPLALPSIMTGINQTILMSLSMVVIASLIGADGLGALILESLQYAAKGQGLLGGLAILLCAMVIDRIAQGSYRKKIGEN, encoded by the coding sequence ATGACCGATACAGGATTGGAAAGTGGTCCCAATGCCAACAGCACGACGGTCGCTGATTTTGTCGAGCAGAACACTGGGTACTACAGTGAGGCCTTCAAAGAAATTCAAGACACGACTGGCTTTGCATGGTCGTGGAATACTATGGCGGCGGTGTTTGGCCCCCTCTGGGGGGCCGCGCGCGGGGTCTGGGGTTTTTTCTGGATCTTTCTTGTCCTGGAACTTTTTGCGCTGGTTCAGATAGGGCGAGGACTCTGGGGGGAACTTGGTGCTGACCAACTTGCCAAACTTGAGCGTGCTTTAGGGAATATCGCCAAACGTGAGGCACAGGCCGCTGAGTTGCTTGCTGCTGGAGATGCAGCGGGGGCTGATGCGAAACTGAAGATCGCAGAAAACCTGAAGAAGGTAGCCGCCAGGGCGCAGGAACAGGCTGATTTAGCCGCAGCTGAAGCAACCATTATCTTATTGACTGGATTGGCGATTCTGGCCTTGGTGAAGCTGATCGAAGGGCTTTACGCCAATGTTGCCTATGAGGCGCATTACCTGAAGTGGCGGGCGGATCAGGATAGTCAGCAGGTCGGCATTAAAACGTCCAGCACGGTTTTCGGTGCGATAATGATGCTGGCAATCATGCCACTTACTCTGTTGCGGTTCACGGTACGGGCACCAGATGAGATCCTGACCAAGCTCACAGGTGGGTTTATCGGTGGAACTATTCCGGTAACGGAGTTCCCAATTCAGCGCGAGTATTTCTCAGCCCTGTCTCGGAAAGGAGATGCTGCATTCGATTGGGCCGCCGCGAATTTTTCGAATACGTTTGATGGCATTACAGCGGCAATCCGTTGGTGTCTGGACGGGTTGGAAACCCTGCTGTTACAGACACCATGGCCTGTCGTTATGTTGGTGATCGTGGTCATGGCCTACCGTTTGGCAGGTCCACGGATCGCGATATTTACAGCTGCATCATTGGCCTATCTTGCGTTTATGGGCCTATGGGAATTGTCGATGATCACGGTAGCGCTGATCGGGGCTGGGGCGATGCTGTGCATTATTATCGGGGTGCCATTTGGTATCTGGTTCGGCAAATCAAAGCGCGCTTACGCCGTCGCCGAGCCGGTTCTAGACTTTATGCAAACAATGCCCGCGTTTGTTTATCTGATCCCAATCATTGCGTTTTTTGGTACTGGCAAGCCGCCAGGTGTGCTGGCTACGCTGATCTTCGCGATGCCTCCGGTGATCCGGTTGACGGCACTAGGAATGCGGGGCGTACCCGAAGCGACGAAGGAGGCGGCAATCGCCTTCGGATGTTCCCGTCGCCAGTTGCTGTTCAATGTTGAGTTGCCGCTTGCACTTCCGTCCATCATGACCGGGATCAATCAGACCATTTTGATGTCGCTGTCGATGGTGGTGATCGCGTCCCTTATCGGTGCTGATGGTTTGGGGGCACTGATCCTTGAATCGCTGCAATACGCGGCCAAGGGTCAGGGCCTTCTGGGTGGGTTAGCGATCCTGCTCTGTGCGATGGTGATCGATCGGATTGCGCAGGGCAGTTACCGCAAAAAAATCGGTGAAAACTGA
- a CDS encoding relaxase family protein, translating into MLAYDANRDLIRDADGQPMTVTRDPLPEVLRGDPARTEALIDASRNQWTYRAGVISFTGEDAPTEAQQAEVMDAFEQLAFAGLDGEQFDMLWVRHSHEDRVELHFCTPRLELTTGKSLNIAPPGYQTAYDSLRDLMNKTHGWADPVDLDRAQEVQATVEAPTRAQGREELHEWILDQISVGTISDRASMIDALTDVGFDIPRASKNYITAKDPDTGERWRLKGEIFHDDWQAEPSSREIERGPGSDPQRARRLDGVTIAELQERYSGQCEARAGYNRDRYQHISGLEREGLAGPHQHDQTFDADFALDSELGLSVGGGRNTGIDALLELAAVGDDESHAAGDAGLADSTAREGDLSDPAAGNSEHSQLHDGRPDGFLHQGGGKLDGSAPDSLGTRLAGLRRAIGSGLRNLSTGIARLRDTLDGRDREEAEWVGAMRAAAHEITSLVSENIGRLADRGRDLRDARRELASQLEASESRRETAERELNERQLERGDSHGLGL; encoded by the coding sequence GTGCTGGCCTACGACGCCAATCGCGATCTGATCCGCGATGCCGATGGCCAGCCTATGACGGTCACACGCGATCCTTTGCCCGAAGTGCTGCGCGGCGATCCTGCCCGCACCGAGGCTCTGATTGATGCTAGTCGCAATCAATGGACCTACCGTGCGGGCGTCATCAGCTTTACCGGCGAAGATGCCCCGACTGAAGCCCAGCAGGCCGAAGTCATGGACGCCTTTGAGCAACTGGCTTTTGCTGGCTTGGACGGCGAGCAATTCGATATGCTCTGGGTCCGGCACAGCCACGAAGACCGCGTTGAACTGCATTTCTGTACGCCGCGCTTGGAGCTGACCACAGGCAAAAGCCTCAACATTGCGCCTCCCGGCTATCAAACCGCTTATGACAGCCTGCGCGATCTGATGAACAAGACGCATGGCTGGGCTGATCCGGTGGATTTGGACCGCGCACAGGAGGTCCAAGCCACCGTTGAAGCCCCTACGCGAGCACAGGGCCGCGAAGAGCTACACGAATGGATTTTGGATCAGATCAGTGTCGGCACCATCAGCGACCGCGCCAGCATGATTGATGCACTGACCGACGTAGGCTTCGACATTCCCCGCGCTAGCAAAAATTACATCACCGCCAAAGACCCCGACACGGGGGAACGCTGGCGATTGAAAGGAGAAATTTTCCATGACGACTGGCAAGCCGAACCGTCTAGCCGAGAAATTGAACGCGGACCTGGAAGCGATCCGCAAAGAGCACGCCGACTTGATGGCGTCACAATTGCAGAGCTTCAGGAGCGATATTCAGGACAGTGCGAGGCTCGCGCGGGATACAATCGAGACCGATACCAGCACATTTCTGGATTGGAGCGGGAGGGCCTGGCAGGACCACATCAACACGATCAGACGTTTGATGCGGATTTCGCCCTGGATAGCGAGCTTGGCTTGTCTGTTGGTGGTGGTCGCAACACTGGCATTGACGCTCTTCTGGAGTTGGCAGCTGTCGGAGATGACGAGTCGCACGCAGCTGGAGACGCTGGGCTTGCAGACAGTACAGCACGAGAGGGCGACCTATCTGATCCTGCCGCCGGAAACAGCGAGCATTCGCAGCTGCACGATGGCAGGCCAGACGGTTTCCTGCATCAAGGTGGAGGCAAACTAGATGGATCAGCCCCTGACAGCCTTGGAACGCGACTTGCTGGCCTGCGTCGAGCGATTGGTAGCGGCCTGCGAAACCTCAGCACAGGAATTGCGCGGCTTAGAGACACGCTCGACGGACGGGATCGAGAAGAAGCTGAATGGGTTGGTGCAATGCGTGCTGCTGCTCATGAAATCACATCTCTTGTCAGTGAAAACATTGGCCGACTTGCTGACCGAGGAAGAGACCTACGCGACGCTAGAAGAGAACTTGCAAGCCAGCTTGAAGCTAGTGAGAGCCGCCGAGAAACAGCTGAACGAGAGCTGAACGAACGGCAACTTGAACGAGGCGATAGTCATGGCCTCGGGCTGTAA
- a CDS encoding ORC-CDC6 family AAA ATPase, which yields MTIDQGRYDTFNAKHRTPQEVASTFVNPSTKLNRLCGHFHSVLTGPRGSGKTTLLKMLTMPALASWKGEKARDFKSNVDFVSVFIPADRSWHGQIKELSRQVPSQAAAEALGNATFTTHIFRAIAKAFADWQSEAVCQDEFLASLTPKLSFEQEQEVVKGLAEDWMLKPAALTFYELREALSKRLSVIGYLKNKASYVGERIFEESDNSFLYLNYREGMRRAHDLHNHHSNLPGRRWLFLFDELEVAPSTIQKNLFFDLRGANDDDTQIYYKLALAPYNHYFVRSDPDTDASVNNDYRRVDLTFPQKLQAVEFASDLCESLVKSAGLQGDLRSIFDSSDFTFEDSLDETGGKRARSKYSSDSELGKVFIELSQKDRSFETYLQRKKIDFNRIEEMSENDLASSLRKARNIVIARNFFTRPVRNGFAADKLSSRSRKTYSLYAGMPSLLTLTEGNPRALINLISPLLDQIVSSEGGESVALELQAAEIERSIRVMRSLLRAIPNYNKKGETVVNLLDRIGQGFYSGIVATKFRDQIPLSFRVDHGHSPDVFQCIAKAVNIGALIHIPEKGTDQVLTSIVGERFRLNYLLAAYYKLPLSLDREISLTSLFEAGNQVEQGVLDV from the coding sequence ATGACTATCGATCAAGGAAGATACGATACTTTTAATGCTAAGCATCGTACCCCACAGGAAGTAGCAAGTACCTTCGTTAACCCGTCAACTAAGCTAAATAGACTCTGTGGGCATTTTCATTCTGTCCTTACAGGGCCCAGAGGGTCTGGAAAAACGACGCTGCTGAAAATGTTAACGATGCCTGCATTGGCCAGTTGGAAAGGGGAAAAGGCTCGTGACTTTAAGTCTAACGTAGACTTTGTCTCGGTCTTCATTCCCGCCGACAGAAGTTGGCATGGCCAGATAAAAGAACTGTCGAGGCAAGTACCAAGCCAAGCTGCGGCTGAGGCCTTGGGGAATGCAACATTCACAACCCACATCTTTCGAGCAATTGCGAAAGCTTTTGCTGATTGGCAGTCTGAAGCAGTTTGCCAAGATGAGTTTCTTGCGTCGCTGACCCCAAAGCTGTCGTTCGAGCAAGAACAGGAGGTGGTTAAAGGGCTTGCTGAAGACTGGATGCTTAAGCCCGCAGCATTGACGTTTTATGAATTGAGAGAAGCGTTGTCGAAACGCCTCTCCGTCATCGGTTACTTGAAGAACAAAGCTTCCTACGTAGGTGAACGAATTTTTGAAGAAAGCGACAACAGCTTTCTTTATCTCAATTACAGAGAGGGTATGAGGCGGGCTCACGATCTGCATAACCACCACTCTAACCTTCCAGGGCGACGCTGGCTGTTCCTATTTGACGAGTTGGAAGTTGCTCCGTCCACGATTCAAAAGAACTTGTTTTTCGATCTTCGAGGCGCAAATGACGATGATACGCAAATTTATTATAAACTTGCGTTGGCACCATATAATCACTACTTTGTAAGATCTGATCCGGATACGGATGCTTCGGTGAACAATGACTACCGAAGAGTAGACCTAACATTCCCGCAAAAACTACAAGCTGTGGAATTTGCAAGTGATCTCTGCGAAAGCCTCGTAAAGAGTGCGGGTTTGCAGGGGGATTTGCGATCTATTTTTGATAGCTCGGACTTTACATTTGAAGATTCTCTGGATGAAACGGGCGGTAAAAGAGCTAGAAGCAAATACAGTTCAGACTCGGAACTTGGAAAAGTCTTCATTGAACTATCCCAAAAAGACAGGAGTTTTGAAACTTACCTTCAAAGAAAGAAAATCGACTTCAATCGTATCGAAGAGATGTCTGAGAATGACCTTGCTTCGTCGCTGCGCAAGGCTCGGAACATAGTCATCGCCCGAAATTTTTTCACACGCCCTGTACGAAACGGTTTTGCTGCGGACAAGTTATCCAGTAGGTCCCGCAAAACCTACTCTCTTTACGCAGGTATGCCTTCTCTGCTTACGCTAACAGAAGGTAACCCACGAGCGTTGATCAATCTAATCAGTCCGCTTTTAGATCAAATTGTGTCCTCAGAAGGTGGTGAGAGTGTAGCTTTAGAGCTCCAAGCCGCTGAAATCGAAAGGTCGATCCGGGTAATGAGATCCCTTCTTAGGGCAATCCCAAATTACAACAAAAAGGGAGAGACAGTTGTAAACTTGCTCGATCGGATTGGGCAGGGGTTTTACTCGGGAATTGTCGCAACAAAATTTCGCGATCAAATACCGTTGTCCTTCCGCGTGGACCATGGGCACTCCCCAGATGTTTTCCAGTGCATAGCGAAGGCTGTGAACATAGGTGCGTTGATACACATTCCTGAGAAGGGTACTGATCAAGTTCTTACCTCGATCGTGGGCGAACGTTTCAGGCTAAATTACCTGTTGGCAGCATACTATAAATTACCGTTGAGCCTCGATCGTGAAATTAGCCTCACATCCTTGTTTGAAGCAGGCAACCAAGTCGAGCAGGGAGTCCTCGATGTCTAA
- a CDS encoding helix-turn-helix domain-containing protein, protein MPKLNRFEWLKAVLQSADLNSSTKAVASALSVQFANDKTGQLNPSLKTLDEFLAGMSLATIKRCLKQLVEFGWLFRSEGRGAGNHTEYDFRAPAKIIPFRPKK, encoded by the coding sequence ATGCCTAAGCTTAATCGTTTTGAATGGTTGAAGGCTGTTCTTCAAAGTGCAGACCTCAATTCGTCAACGAAGGCAGTTGCCTCTGCGCTCTCTGTACAGTTTGCCAACGACAAGACCGGGCAGTTGAACCCTTCTCTTAAAACTCTGGATGAGTTCCTAGCGGGCATGTCGCTTGCGACAATCAAACGCTGCCTGAAGCAGCTTGTTGAATTCGGTTGGCTGTTTCGCTCGGAAGGACGCGGCGCTGGCAATCACACCGAATATGACTTTCGCGCTCCCGCTAAAATCATCCCGTTTCGCCCGAAGAAATAG
- a CDS encoding metallophosphoesterase family protein codes for MKLLVVSDLHSFQMPTKVMPSLVNFGDADRNGKSDPLLGLREMLSSGKVARPDILLCAGDIADKADPLALERAWTELSSIQKDFQIPHFVATCGNHDLDTRHKENKFDPRGFLRRLTPSFPLPEYQKNDVEHLKYWSNNFSIVEGDNWRVLTINSCAYHGYGDDSQPELTRGRISDITLDEIKEELQALGSDLRLKFNVCLVHHHLKEQHSDAYADESRMRGAENLLQLLARAEFGEWFVVHGHVHRGSLYCDGGNSGPIVLSCASFSVSLQGDPTNPGVNQFYLVEFDPPQGGRHRIKGAVHAWNWAASYGWDPAENKPGCLAGRAGFGFRGDLPSFAEKLAEKVNECGRLSWSDAVSQFTELKHFLPLDLENLVGELEADSAIVVSRQGQGIREIVKA; via the coding sequence ATGAAATTACTTGTTGTTTCAGATCTGCATTCTTTTCAAATGCCGACCAAAGTGATGCCGTCGCTTGTGAATTTTGGTGACGCAGATAGAAATGGTAAAAGCGACCCTCTCTTAGGTTTACGTGAAATGCTATCAAGCGGAAAGGTCGCACGCCCAGACATATTGCTTTGCGCAGGCGACATCGCGGACAAGGCTGATCCACTCGCTCTTGAAAGAGCCTGGACAGAGCTTTCTAGCATTCAAAAAGACTTCCAGATTCCGCATTTTGTTGCGACATGTGGAAATCATGATTTGGACACTCGGCACAAGGAAAATAAGTTTGATCCTCGTGGTTTTTTGAGACGGTTGACGCCAAGCTTTCCGTTGCCCGAGTACCAGAAGAATGATGTTGAGCATCTGAAGTACTGGTCCAATAATTTTTCGATAGTTGAGGGCGACAATTGGCGCGTTTTGACGATCAATTCATGCGCTTACCATGGATATGGAGACGATAGTCAACCAGAGCTCACTCGCGGTCGGATCAGCGATATTACTTTGGACGAAATCAAAGAAGAGCTACAAGCGCTTGGCTCTGATCTAAGGCTGAAATTCAACGTATGCCTCGTTCACCATCACCTTAAAGAACAGCACAGCGACGCATATGCAGATGAAAGTCGAATGCGAGGCGCTGAAAACTTGTTGCAGTTATTGGCGCGCGCCGAATTTGGAGAATGGTTTGTAGTACATGGCCATGTGCATCGCGGAAGCCTCTACTGTGATGGTGGGAACTCCGGACCAATAGTTTTGTCGTGTGCGAGCTTTTCTGTTTCACTTCAGGGTGATCCTACAAATCCGGGCGTAAATCAGTTTTACTTGGTTGAATTTGACCCGCCTCAAGGGGGGCGGCATCGCATCAAGGGTGCTGTTCACGCTTGGAATTGGGCTGCATCCTATGGATGGGATCCTGCGGAGAATAAGCCTGGTTGTCTTGCTGGTCGAGCTGGCTTTGGTTTTCGAGGCGACCTTCCATCGTTTGCAGAAAAGTTGGCTGAAAAAGTAAACGAGTGCGGTCGGTTGTCATGGAGCGACGCAGTATCTCAGTTCACTGAATTAAAACACTTTTTACCTCTGGACTTAGAGAACCTCGTCGGCGAACTCGAGGCAGATAGTGCAATTGTTGTCAGTCGCCAAGGTCAAGGCATTCGGGAGATTGTAAAAGCATGA